The genomic stretch CAACAAAATGAATCAGAAGATAAAAGTacattataataaaataaaaaaaataaaaaataaaaacctaatgacttttaaccaagaaaaaaaaaagccaaaaaaagccaaaaaagccAAGAGACATGAAAAGTTAAGGAacaaatttcaacaaaaaggCCTGGTGGAGAGAGGAGCaagtaattttgtcttttatttctatttttcaacATAAGTGCACTTCTATATGCTTGTACCTCAATATCTCTCCTTTCCCCTATTTGCATCCCCTTTCATAGGCTCTCTCCCACTCCATTATCTATCTTAAATTTTCTGGTGAAAATCACCTAAGTTTTTCCCTCCTAGTTTTCCAATACCCACAACTAAGACAATGCGCCCACCAAATATTAGCCAATTTTATCACTATAATCATTGCCTAGTTCAAAGATCACCAACATGTATGGGCCTTGCACCCAGCAACAAGAACATTCATTGCATGACCATTACCCAAACCAGCACCTACCTACACCATTGCCAAGTTCAAAGATCACCAACATGTATGGGCCTTGCACCCAGCAACCAGAACATTCATTGCATGACCATTACCCAAACCACCTACACCTGTTTTAAAAATCACCAGCTACTACAGCAAATTCCAACTCAAATTTCATGCAAaatgcagaaaagaaaaagagaacatggcGAAGGGGGTGCGAGCGTGAAGTAGAAAGAAGGATGAACTTGTTATCAGCCAAGGAAGAGAGAACAAATGAAAAACTCCAATCACAAACTACCCTCACAGTTTCTTTAAAACATGACATAGCAATCTTTGGATTACTACCAAATAAAGATCAGAGTAGATATTTCACCTGATTAAACCCTGCTCTAAATGCTTCCATTTGCCGCATTATTCCAGTCTTGACAGTTGCCTCAACTATCAAGGATATATACTCCTCCAAGTTATAAATATCAACCTAGAAATTAGCATTTGTCAGACATATCTTGaatttaaaaagagaataaaaaaaaaaatcatgaatgACAAAATAAACATAGATATGTTCAAGGTATGTAAATTGTATACATTTTCATCTCCAGGTTTCAAAATGTATTCTGGATAACCAGGAAGTGTAAAATCAAAGCAGAGATCTTCAATTGGAGCTCCACGAAAACATAAATCCGCAACTGCATCACTATTATCAGCACTAGTTGATTCTAGATATTGTTTCCGGCAAACAAGGGCTTGCAATTCTTGCAAAGTCTTCCCTAACTCGGCATCGTAAGTAAGAATATCATGCAAATCAAGCTCCTGCAATGGATTCAAAGATTGAATGTCTTGATCAAAATAGAGGTATAGACACAGTAACATAGCAACATctaaattttaaccaaaaaaagggGTTCGTTTTTTCATAATCTAATAAGCTTACTTGACCAAGCACAAGCTTATAAAATGCTGTCGACAGTGGGAGGTCCAATAGCCGTCCATCTTGAAGAGCTTTGGCCATCACACGCCCTACCAACCGGAAGTACTCAATCGCTTTAGAGAACTGGCTACCATCAGAAGTATCAGCACTTGGAGGCCAGGGACGAGGGAACAACCCAAGAGGGGCTTGGACAAGGTCCCCATCAGCATCATTGGGTTTTCCATTTTTATGTTGATCTCCATCAATTTCCATTGCAGGCTTCCCTGAGGAAGAATTTGTTCTCCACATTCCAAGTCCAACTTTTTGCAAATCATGACTTAGAAGTGTGTAGAATTCAAGGGTGGGACCTAATCCAGTGCCAACTTCACCAAAATATTCTACCTCAAGCACAGCCTTCTGGCTAGAATACATCTCCATTACTTTTGCAGCAGAATCCAAAATGCGGTTTCTAGAGACACGGACCTTCTGGCGCTGCAACCTCCCAACCCTCACCTCTCTTTCATTTGATGATCCATGACCATCAGCACCCTGCTGCTGCTGAAGACGATATAAAGCACGAGATAACCCAAAAGCAGTTGAATAAAAGTACTGTCGCCGGGTCTCAAAGGGAAACAAGAAGGGACATGCTTTCGTCAACTGGTAGCACCATGAAGGAAGGCTACCACTGCAGAGTGCAAGCGCATCTTGAATTTGTCTTGCTAATTTGGGAGTAAGTTTGCTGTTGATAAATTCCTCGGAAAGAACCCTGGCACCAGTTGTGCTCAGCTCATCCAGACTCAAGATTTTTCCCTCGGCAAAATTCTCAGAAactatttgggctctcaaacgAGGTGCAAGCTGGTTCAAACCCTCTAATACACGCAAAAGTGCGAGTATGTTGAAAGTAGGATTAGATTTTTCCAGATCACAAGGAAGCTCTCCCTGCAAGATACTATCTAGAAGTGATAATCGATTCAACTGGGCATCAGAGTTAGAACCCGAAGAACCAGATTTGGTAGATTTTGATGTAGTATTAGAACTTGATCCCCCAACAGAAGCCCTATCAGCTTGGCTTTCTGCCCGCTGGTATGTAATAGTGTAAATATCACTCCACAGCCTGCTTCCATCACTAGATATGAGATCATTACCGGCGTACCtctcatcatcatcctcatccaGTACAAGCTGCCGCTGAACAGCCTGATAGATAGTCAAATGCTTATTAAGCTGTTTCCCACCTGCAGTAAAGACTAATTTTGGAGGATCATTCAAACTTCCATATAGAGGGCGCCCTTGCCTATCTCTGCCTCCCCTAAAACCTCTACTATTAGCAGATCCAAGACCAGCCATGGCAGCAGCAGCAAATGACATTGCACCCCTTGAACCATAAGAATTTCCACTTCTAAAATCAGCAGAATCAGAGCCCTTAACTGTAGCAGCTCTGCTACTAGAACCAGAAACTGGATTAGTCTGGCTATCACTTGCTGCTGGAGCAACAAAACTATCCTCAGCTGAGTCACCCAATTTCACATCGTGTACTTTGTCAGGCATGCAAACAGGAAGGGAATCATCTCTTAGCACctggaagaaaacaaagatgatTCCAtcagaaaacattttacaagtTATCTCAATGATGGACAATATCACATACAATAGAAGAGTACCGTATCCCActtcccccccaaaaaaaaaaaaaagaaaaagaacaaggaaaagaaagctGCAATCATATGAGACAGTTGAGAAGCATAAGTGCAAATATTAAATTGTCATCCTCTAACTCTAAGGaatgctagaaaaaaaaaaattagaagagcCATAAAACATACATCTTCATGGTCCTCGTCCTCATCATCTGAGATATCATCGTCTTCAATCACCAATGCATCATCAATCTCAACAGGAGATATATCCAATTCCTCGTCCTACATGAGATGGTTAAGAATGTCACAGGAAGAAATTGCCAATTACAGGAAACATATtataaagaaaacagaaagaaatATGGAATATTATGAACAGATTTCAAGAGGCACAAAGAGTCCACAAGTACCAAAACATTACTGATGGAATTGGTCCCTGAAAAACATTCAATTCGATAAAATTAGAACCCAACCCTGCAACCTGAACAAAAGGCCCACATGcgcgtgtgagagagagagtagaccTCAAAGACATTTTATTTGTGCACTATCCCTCATAAGCTTCAAAATATCTATCTATTGGTCTCTAGCTTCACTCAAATCCTAAAGCGAGTGATGTATCATTGTACTTACCCCAAAAAAGAGGCAAGGACCATCTCCTAACCTTGCATATCACATTTGTTTCAACCAACCAAAGAAGCAGCATATTGAAACACTCCCATATCCATATCCTATGTTTCATAGGACATCAAAATCTTATAGAAATAGATAAAATAGTTCTTAGAGGTCTTGAAACAAGATGCCACCAACTTACATACAATCATGCACTAGAGGAAGACTAAACGCAGAACCTTTTAAAAACACCCAAAAGGTACCGGTGAAAAAAACACACCATCCATAATTAAAAGATTTTgacttaaaataaatataatgcGAATATGCACAAAAGCAACTGTTCAAAATGATACACCCtccatacttatcaaaaaaatatttaaatgatttaCATCATTCTAAATAACTAGCGTTAAATGCTTTCTCACATATTCCCTCCATATTTAAAAGATCTCGATTTACATAAATTCTATAAACTAACATTAAATGCTTTCTCACCTATTTTCACTattaattttggaataataCCTTTACTTTTAAATTGAAGGAGGGGAAAAAATACATGAGACACAAGGAATTACTGGGAAGTGCACAAATcattaattgaatatttgacAGGACAAAATTTGGGATAGCCAGACAAGAAAACGTGAGCTAACATTAAGGGAGGAGAGATTATTAAGTGCAAAAATAGGTCCCAAATCTGTAAGtttgaaattaaagaaagaagaagattacATCCATAATCTCCATCCATAAATACAATCATAGcaatataaatcatttcaaGTAGGAAGACAAACTTCTCATAATATAGCAATGAAAGAGCTTATTTATATTTCAAGTATCAGGACTGTCACAGTGATACATCAAGGCACTTTTCATCAATGTCTTGTGTAAGATAATTTTGGCATTTTATGTTTctacttttttaacttttattctAAGTCCTTGCATTCAGGTcaacttattttaatttttcaattatacATTATGATGCACAAACACAGAATTCACACTTGCAAACTAATCCTAGGCACAAGGAGGAAAATAGGAAACAGCAATAAGAATCAAGTTAACATAGGCTAAACAAATCAAAAGGCAGTATTTTAAACTTAGTGTCTTCTATTTATTCTCCTAACTAAGTCAGATAAACATGGTTTTGGCAAGTTCTAATCCTAGAATACTAGCAGCATACCTCAGAAGTAGAGTCCCCACTAACAGGTTTCATCTGAGCATCTTTATCCAGCGCTGCCCTTCTACGGGCAGCATTTCTTGTTTGAGGTCCTCTAGCCTCCTCTTGAGCAGGTCTCAAAACAGCTTTACCCTTTCCCTTCGATGAACTTGTGCTTTTCTCTTGTGATGGATCCTTTTTAGATGCATCGCCTATATTAACAGATGCTCTGGATCTAGTAGAATGACGACGAGCAGTGGAAGCAGGAGTAGAAGTAGATGGAGAAGAAGCACCAGCTCCTGTAGGTGTAGTTCCAGACTCAGAGTTCCCTGCAGACGGAGTGGACTTCTGACCAGATTCACCTCTCTGAACTCGGGGCCAAAGGAATTCTTCAACAGCTGCCAAACTTGCCAATGGATCAATCAGTACAACATTAGATGAATAGTCGCGGAGAGATTTTTCACCTTGGGCTCTAGAGAGACGCAACTTAAAAGGCTGAGACAATGCACTCAGTCCGGAGGAGAGGCGTGCACTTCCACTAGATGACCTAGATGAGTGGCTCAGCACAACAGGGAAACGCTCCAAGGAGGACAAAGCATTTTGAAGCTTCTGAACCAAGATAGTCATAGGAGCTACACTTGCTTCATCAATGCTGGAAGGAAGTGCAACAGCAATAAATGACTTGAATCTTCTAAGTGCTTGTTGGCGAAGTTTGGGCAGGTTAGCTTCTGATATTTTCTCCTTAGAAAAGTAGCCACAAGAGAAGTAGTTCAGCAAAGCAGCAATCACACCACTACCAATAAACTCAAAAGTGGATACACCATCTCCTTTGCTTAGTTCTGATAGCATCTCAGATATAACCCCAACCAGATACTCTTCCTTATTCACAGAGTTATCACCCAGGCGAGACCCAGAAGCTTTAGATTTCCCCTTTGCTTTAGTCTTTTGGTCATCAACACCGGCATTCAATTTCATGCAAAGATTCTTTAAATGTAGAAGATCATCTGTAACTCCAACTTCAACAGAACCAGGCTCTGAAGGGAAGTACTTGTCTTTAAAAGCTTTAGCACATGAACTGACTGCCATACGAAGATTGGAATTGACAGAAGGAATTTCCACCGAACTTGGAGGCGATCCAATATTTACTGAACCAGGATTCTTAGATTCTTCTGAAGCACCTCCATCTAGATTCGTGCTTCCACTCCGTCTTCTATAACGCCTAGAGCGTGATGATGTTCCAGGGCCAGACTCATTTTCCTTCTCAGCAGAAGATGACCCTGCAGGATTTGGATTACCAGCTAAAATAAGTTGGTCCACAGCATGTACCACACCTTCTCTAACAAACATCTTGGAGAAAGTCCCAGGAAGCTTTTCCATCAGAATCTCAGCAATTTGAAGGGCGGGAATCAAGACATGTGGATCTTTCCATGCTAAAACACCTGCTAAGAAACTATGATAGCAAAGCCAAATGATGAAGTGAGAATAAGTATTTTTTGCACACAGTATACTGTGAGCATATGAAGAAATCTTAATCAATTAAAGTTGGATACCTTGATATGTTTGTCACACTTAATAAAGACTGAATCATCTCTGCAGTACTGAAGTACATCAATTTTCCAATCACTGAAAGACATTTGTGACGAACAGGGCCATTCACACTAGAACCATAGATCtgattgaaaaataaacaaacactaTTACTCACTAACTAAACCAAGTACAAATCAGAAACTAGTTAGGCGCACCAAAAACTTACCTGTATTAGAACGGGAAGGAGATCCATTCCAAATTGCTGAAGAAGTTCAGGCTGATCATTTAATAATTTCTCACGTGCTGAAACCTCAGGAACATTTCCATTTGTGTCTTCCTGTTTCCCAGAACTGCCAGCAGAAGACTTCTTAACAACAGATCCTTTCACAAATAAATTGGAGCTAGATGGGAGGGAGATGGTTCCTTGCGGCAATGGAGGGAGAAGCTCATTTGCAAGGTTGACAATCTCAAAAATCTACATAGTTGattgaaaatcagaaaaattcaaaatctcaATGTTAAAAAGGTAATTGCAAGGTTCAAAGACTCTGATATAAACCCTTCAGTATATTTATGACAACTAAAATAAAGAACACAACAACCACatataaaaaacattaatatcagccagaaaaaacaataaaaacaagttCTGTAATCATTTTATATCATAATGAGTATAAGTCAAGTAGAATTTCACATTGCTTAAAAAATGGCTGAGAATTGCAATCCTTTTTATATACCAATATTGCAATGAAAACAAACCTATCCAGCTATAATAAAAGCCACTAAATAACAGCAATACCTGCTCCGCTGGTCTACTTAAAGCAGGTGAAACCGAAGCATTAGTTGATATGCCTGACCCCGCTAAAATATCTTTAAGGATACCACTGATACCCAGGAGAAGCAAAGTTTTGGATCCCAAAGGAGAACCACTTGCACAAGTGGAAAGAAGTCGTATTAAACCCTGCATGCCAAATAAGTCAAAATTGGAACCCTCCAATATACATAAACTCATCTCAATTTAGCTAAAGCCTTAATCCCAACTACCAAGAATGGCCCTCCAATATATATAAGCATCAAATTGCAAGGATCAAATTGCATTTACCGTGTATGTAGGAGCACTGAGAGATGCCTGTCCACCTCCAGAATTGCTGGTGGAAATAAGCGAGGCAGCTTGAGTAACCAGACCGTGATTGCAAAGTTCATCTAATTTATCCGGAGATGATGCAAATGCTTCAGCAATTCGAGTCAAACAAACAGAAGCATGctccaacacctacaaacataacACAATGCAACATGATAAGCAGGAATTATACCCAGAAGGGAAATCCTCAATTCACAAACTATTAAGTAATTACTATTACCTTCGAATCGTGATACTGAAGAAGGTTAGTCAACAGGGGAACAGCTTCCATCACAAAGTCAGCTGCATCTGAAGGGAGTTTCTTGCACATATTTGCAGCCGTAGACAATGCCACTCGCTGGgacaaaagtacaaaaaaaaatgagaatttcTCAATTGAGATCCAAAATGCAAAATGGGTCCTTCTTCTCAACCGAAGGAACCAACTTATTGGTTTCAAATTCCACTAATTAAGTTACCTGAACTCCTGTGGAAAAGAAATCCAGATACGAAAGCACAGCCATAAGAGCACCAGCTCGCAAACAGGCAGTCGGGTGTTCCTGAGATATCTTCTTCAAGGCTTGTAGAGACTGTTAAACATCATAACAAGCATAAATATCATAATGCAGCACCTAAGCAATGCTCCATTAGCTTCACATAATTTTAAGGGCATAGTTTGTTCAGTTCCACTCTAAACTGACATAGTCACAACCATATCTAATAAAGCAGAATACCCATGCTccttaatataaaatttcaaatttataatgCATTACTTGAGCAATGCTCCATAAGTTTCACATATATGATTCTAAGGTCACAAATTTTTTCGCTTCCACTCTAAAGCAATAACAGTTATAACTATATACAACAAAGCAGGAGAAATGATCAAATTCCCTAATAATCCAAATCATTTCATAGAGAAAAAAACCAACCTGTTCAGCCAAGTCCATATATTCAATTGTAAGCAACCTCGCGCAAAAGCAGGAAACCGCGCCATAATGCACCACCGCGGCGCAGGACGAAGGAAGCACATCACACAGATGCGTAAGCGCCCTCGCCGCTAGGAGCATTATATCAGGATTGCTCTCGTGATTCAGCAACCCAACGAGCACAGGTACGAACGAATCGACGGAAAATGTGCTCAGCGACTCCTCGGTTCCAATGGAAAGCATCTCACAGAGCTGCGTCAGTGCCTCGACCTGCCGCCCCTCCTCGCCGTCGGCCCTCAGCCCAGACAGAATCTTCTTAAGCCGCCCGCTCTGGTGCGAGGCCGACGACGAGCCCATTGCCGATGACGGCAAAAGATCGTCAAGCCCCGCCCCGAGCTTCCGCAGCAGCCCCTGGAGGGCGCTGCTAGCCGAGGTCAGATTCTGGTGAAGAATTCCGACTCCACCGCCCTCGCTATCGTTGTCATCATCGTCGCAGCCCGCATCGACGTTCAGCCCCAAGCTCCGCTCGTTATCCCTATCCCTTTCTCTTTCCCTATCCCTATCCCTAACCCTAATCTCGTGCTCCTTTTCCTTCCCTTTCTCGGAATTGTCTCTGTTATCCGAGTTTCGGCCACGGCGGCGGGACCCAGAGGACTCGGTGGTGGGGTCCATAGGGTGGTCGTTAGCTTTGACAGAGGCTGCAGAGCGGGAGCGAGTGGAGATCAATGAGAGAGCGGCAGAGGAGGCAGATGACGTGGCGGCGGATGAGAGTAGGCGTGCGCGCTTGGAGGAACGGGTGGTGGGAccggaggaggaagaagagggcGCTGCTGACGTGGCCTCCGCCCGCTTCCGGCTCCGAGTTTCCATACAAAAGCGACCAAACCTTAGGGTTCGACGCTCGCTCCGGCCACCCCTGGGCGGGCGGGGCGATCACGACTCACTCCAAGATCCGCTCCCACGCTGCATCTGCCCGCACCGGATTCTCGAAACGATCGAAGCTCTGCTATCGAATCAGCTGGAGCAGACCCTatattcctcttcttcttcttcttcgaagTGGAATTGGAATTCCAATCAGCCACACAAGAACCAAAGAAATTAACGATTGATGGGAAAATATCGCTTAGAATCTATACAATTTACGGACTGCATCAACCAATTTTTTCAAAAGGCTTGCGAATTTAGGGTTGAATTACagaacaagagagagagaaagagagtctTTCCACAATGAAAACCCTAAAGTGACGAACGAATAAAGGACGGGACgaccttttatatattttttaaattttctttttctttatttatttgatgtgtgtgtgtaaaataaataaatagatttttgTCATGTGGGATGGGATGCGATGAGGAGCTTCCATGGCGGTGAATGCTTCTCCGGATCCGGATCCCTCTAATTggagtaaaattaaaaaattctctaTCGGTTAATtgtgactttttattttaaatttaatgatcttaaaaattatttaaatttcggtaaaataaaagttaatatttaatgcattagttatacaaaaataactgacattttataaaccattgaatttaaaatgaagggccgCAATTAacaatttgagaatctcaaatttctcTTCAATCGGAGGAGATCTTAATTCATGCTTCTCCGCATTGTGCGTCTCTCTCGGGTGAAATGACTTCAAGGGGTCACCACATATTTCAATAGGGTCTAATGCTATAAGTTCCTTTTGAGTCTCTCCAAAAATaatgtgattattaaaattaccattgaatttataattaatcattattaaattttgatcaaataataattttaataataacatcatttttaaaaagactaaaaatagaCTTCTAAAATTTCTCGTCGACTTGTTTGGCTAATTGCTGCTTTCTTTTGCACGGTGTGCTACTTGAGAAGGCTTCACTCCTTTTGAGCTTTTCTAATACCAAAAGGGGCAAACTCTTAACCCATTACTTTTTGGTTCTCTTGGGCCTCTGCCTCGTCGGCTTTGGCCCTATAAATTGGAATTTTGTGACCTCCCAATTCGACTTTTACCATACATTTACatgatatatgcatatacaTATATGGTTTTATGTTATATAACTTTTGAATTTGGGATTGAGATGTTCTGTTATTAGACTTCTAAAGATCTAAAAAAGGTTACAGAGCTCATATGTTCTAAGCATATAGGTCTAGAACGGGTGAGCATTGCAGCCTTTCTACGATATAGCAAACCCTACTAGGTTGATCGCCAATGACATTCTAAACGCAATAGAAATTTGTTAGCATAATTATTCATAACCTTGTAATGTAAATGGTACTTCTTTAAGTTTGATTTAGgtccaattttaattattggGATTGAAACACATGTCCCATACCGGAATTGGACCAAAGCTCAAGCCCGATTCACTTCTTCAAGGTTGGATGCAATTAATactcatttatttcttttaattaaaaaaagaaaagaaagtaaaatgatTACTGGTTGCCATTATAACAcataaagcatatatatttcGCCAAGGGTTGTAACCATAAAACTATTGCAGACACGCCAACTAAaggattttgagttttgagttttgagctTTAGTGTTGCTGGATTGTGAAGGAAGAACACAATTGAGGCTAGATACTcttgttgatatttttattgGTGAAAGTTAGCTGGTCATAATCAATAGCTTGTTGACTAATAATAGtacttttccttctctttaaGATTGAtaaaataggatttgtccaACTTAGTGCATAATCTTTTACCATAAGATGCATAAAATGACAACCAAAGCCTAAGTAGACTAGGTGGAGTCAATTTGTGTATTGTTTGGCATAGCCATTATTAAGGGGTGGCAATTCaggtaatcgggtagacccgattaagacatGCTAAGACCCGCAACCCGATTACTCAAGACACTAACACGATCCGTTTAGTTAATCGGGTtaacgggtctgacacgattatgacacggaAAATACTCAGGTAACCCGATATGACCCGTTTAACATTACCGGGTAAGATCGGGTAAACAGGACCCGATACGACCCATGCGCTAAACAGGTAATCCGATCCGACCCGCCCAAAAAAATATGTAGAAACCCCATTTGAGCAACCGACATGCTTCTTTTGTTGAGCTGCTTGAGCATTAGATCTACAAGGAATTAAATAGAATcgaaaattaaatggaaaagaatgtGCAGGAAGGACGAAAATACAGAGAAGCATGGATGCTCTCCACCCTTAGGCATTCTTTCCATCTCCCTTCTCTAagattttaagtgtttttgttaTATTAATGTAAAACAGAATTACTACAacaattttcttcctttttctttaataaattcccaaaaaaaaaaatgtaaaactacAAAGGGGAACATTCACTTTCACTGCCAGCATAATAGCAAGGACAAGAAGAAGAGAGTAGAATTAAACATATAAGCACAATtattttcaagtcatttatgatttcaattatatattgtatacaaataattaaagtaagTAAATTGACTATatcatttgtttggttgatcTGAAATCTAAATAATCTGTATGCATAATTATATACTAAAACCCTAGGTTTGCAACACGgaaaaatgatttatatgtTAAGTATAAACAAATTTATTACTACAAAGTAAATATAGTCTAGAAGGAACATAACAATGATATATATCCATACATATCTGTATTGGTTTTTAGTGAAATTACAAAGTGCATGTCTAAGTATTTTAGAGGTCATCCAATAATCAATCAATCACAATATATTATCTATATTGTGTATCAACATGTGCTCAATCAAGGCCAAACAAACCCTTATCTTGAAAAACTTAAGGCAGGGCATATCAAATACTTTCATTGAATTTCACAAGTTAACTCCCAAAAAATACAAGACCCAAAACACATCAAGACCAAATAAGCTCCAAAGTCCAAACAAATActcaaataatttcaaaactttaagcatcctTAACAAACATCAGTAATGAAAATTAAAAGTGCTGCTCCCACTAGAAATCCTAACAAAACCCATTACAGTTCTATCAAACTACTATACTACTGaacttttacaaattacaagtTCCTTTGCATATAGACAATAGTTAACATAGTCCATTATCATTAGATTCtaaacaaaataactaaataaagtTTCCATGACTATGGGCCATCATCATTAGAGTCATTacaaaatatgaactaaataaggttaatattttaagaaatattagcAGACTGTGCTGCAGATGAATTTGGAATGCCACAATAATTAACATCAGTTGTCAAAAATTTATCTTCTATGCTATCCAACTTCATTTGtgctatatcaaaaaaaaaaaagaaaaaaaaaaagaaagaggaattagtattattatagtgtagttaaaaaaataatacaagtaaatgaagaaattaaatatgcaaataaataatattatcttgATCTCCATACAACCAATCTCTACTGCAAATTAATGCTTCAACAATATCAGGATTGAATGAGCTCCTATATTGATTaatcacacgtccaccaatACTAAAAGTGGATTCTGAAGCAACTGTGGAAACAGgaatactcaaaacatcacgagccattgcagctacttcaggatatcgaaattcatttcatttccaaaatgaaaggatgtcaaatgaATCATTCACAGCTACAGACCTAGGCTCCTCCAAATAAATTTCCAATTGACTCTTTTGTGAATTAACATCGACTCCACCAAATGCCAAATATTCCTAcatgaaaaaaagagaatataaacataaataattaacagtattaaaaagattatatactaagttactaaattactaaaaatattatatactaagttactaaaaagataagaaatcaatgatattataatattatttacccGTTCCCAAGGTAGTGTTGCTCGAGTTACTTGGGGCTGTTGAACAGTTATggagcttgaacttgaaggtatagaagaagcactatactccataaaaGACTCTTTAATTTATTACTAACATTCACATACTATGTAGAATTCATAACTCCATAGATCTtcgtatagtaataatttacaagatgaagct from Corylus avellana chromosome ca1, CavTom2PMs-1.0 encodes the following:
- the LOC132188429 gene encoding E3 ubiquitin-protein ligase UPL3 — its product is METRSRKRAEATSAAPSSSSSGPTTRSSKRARLLSSAATSSASSAALSLISTRSRSAASVKANDHPMDPTTESSGSRRRGRNSDNRDNSEKGKEKEHEIRVRDRDRERERDRDNERSLGLNVDAGCDDDDNDSEGGGVGILHQNLTSASSALQGLLRKLGAGLDDLLPSSAMGSSSASHQSGRLKKILSGLRADGEEGRQVEALTQLCEMLSIGTEESLSTFSVDSFVPVLVGLLNHESNPDIMLLAARALTHLCDVLPSSCAAVVHYGAVSCFCARLLTIEYMDLAEQSLQALKKISQEHPTACLRAGALMAVLSYLDFFSTGVQRVALSTAANMCKKLPSDAADFVMEAVPLLTNLLQYHDSKVLEHASVCLTRIAEAFASSPDKLDELCNHGLVTQAASLISTSNSGGGQASLSAPTYTGLIRLLSTCASGSPLGSKTLLLLGISGILKDILAGSGISTNASVSPALSRPAEQIFEIVNLANELLPPLPQGTISLPSSSNLFVKGSVVKKSSAGSSGKQEDTNGNVPEVSAREKLLNDQPELLQQFGMDLLPVLIQIYGSSVNGPVRHKCLSVIGKLMYFSTAEMIQSLLSVTNISSFLAGVLAWKDPHVLIPALQIAEILMEKLPGTFSKMFVREGVVHAVDQLILAGNPNPAGSSSAEKENESGPGTSSRSRRYRRRSGSTNLDGGASEESKNPGSVNIGSPPSSVEIPSVNSNLRMAVSSCAKAFKDKYFPSEPGSVEVGVTDDLLHLKNLCMKLNAGVDDQKTKAKGKSKASGSRLGDNSVNKEEYLVGVISEMLSELSKGDGVSTFEFIGSGVIAALLNYFSCGYFSKEKISEANLPKLRQQALRRFKSFIAVALPSSIDEASVAPMTILVQKLQNALSSLERFPVVLSHSSRSSSGSARLSSGLSALSQPFKLRLSRAQGEKSLRDYSSNVVLIDPLASLAAVEEFLWPRVQRGESGQKSTPSAGNSESGTTPTGAGASSPSTSTPASTARRHSTRSRASVNIGDASKKDPSQEKSTSSSKGKGKAVLRPAQEEARGPQTRNAARRRAALDKDAQMKPVSGDSTSEDEELDISPVEIDDALVIEDDDISDDEDEDHEDVLRDDSLPVCMPDKVHDVKLGDSAEDSFVAPAASDSQTNPVSGSSSRAATVKGSDSADFRSGNSYGSRGAMSFAAAAMAGLGSANSRGFRGGRDRQGRPLYGSLNDPPKLVFTAGGKQLNKHLTIYQAVQRQLVLDEDDDERYAGNDLISSDGSRLWSDIYTITYQRAESQADRASVGGSSSNTTSKSTKSGSSGSNSDAQLNRLSLLDSILQGELPCDLEKSNPTFNILALLRVLEGLNQLAPRLRAQIVSENFAEGKILSLDELSTTGARVLSEEFINSKLTPKLARQIQDALALCSGSLPSWCYQLTKACPFLFPFETRRQYFYSTAFGLSRALYRLQQQQGADGHGSSNEREVRVGRLQRQKVRVSRNRILDSAAKVMEMYSSQKAVLEVEYFGEVGTGLGPTLEFYTLLSHDLQKVGLGMWRTNSSSGKPAMEIDGDQHKNGKPNDADGDLVQAPLGLFPRPWPPSADTSDGSQFSKAIEYFRLVGRVMAKALQDGRLLDLPLSTAFYKLVLGQELDLHDILTYDAELGKTLQELQALVCRKQYLESTSADNSDAVADLCFRGAPIEDLCFDFTLPGYPEYILKPGDENVDIYNLEEYISLIVEATVKTGIMRQMEAFRAGFNQVFDITSLLIFTPHELDYLLCGRRELWEADTLADHIKFDHGYTAKSPAVVNLLEILGEFTPEQQRAFCQFVTGAPRLPPGGLAVLNPKLTIVRKHSSSVSNTASNGTGLSEPADDDLPSVMTCANYLKLPPYSTKEIMFKKLLYAISEGQGSFDLS